Proteins from one Kazachstania africana CBS 2517 chromosome 1, complete genome genomic window:
- the UBX6 gene encoding Ubx6p (similar to Saccharomyces cerevisiae UBX7 (YBR273C) and UBX6 (YJL048C); ancestral locus Anc_1.335), with protein sequence MATNLFLNSVEEAVQLSNVDSKPLVVYNTFTNGDDTWLNKWFKRDESLNKQLLSAAIWLKLSEGTTQFAYFAQIFPSVIVPSLYIILNGQIKTIIQGEDSAGHWNELSKALSIEIPVPRGPVHPEQTFRETIQHTTQEIYQREKLKERRLAEQEHDRILKLLKADKEERKAMERQKMQTNANTDTNNDDKIYDNIKDKSRLHTVDCTLLIRLTNGRTLTHTFHSSKTLNDVRSWVDQNRVDDDVPYVFHRNVPRLTFTESDEMKSLESLDLTPRSALILKPIEGADKKLNISHAQGPSLLGKVYNGLSSWWSNNDDNSSDAQCSRSEDLHHSQANIMQKQGTNHRVNEIRSADIDNSSMSSFTSSPLLPSTRTASNFRSSEQNISSRSVSPNIYQFLNPNDDKQDEDDEKSAYNGNAINLEKKKDDD encoded by the coding sequence ATGGCTACAAATCTATTCCTTAATTCTGTTGAAGAAGCTGTACAACTGTCCAACGTAGATTCAAAACCGTTGGTAGTGTATAATACATTCACTAATGGCGATGATACCTGGTTAAACAAGTGGTTTAAAAGGGACGAGTCTTTAAATAAACAACTACTCAGTGCCGCAATATGGTTGAAGTTATCTGAGGGAACAACTCAATTTGCTTATTTTGCACAAATTTTCCCATCTGTTATTGTCCCCAGTTTGTATATAATACTTAATGGCCAGATTAAGACTATCATACAGGGTGAAGACAGTGCTGGTCATTGGAATGAGTTATCTAAAGCACTCAGCATTGAAATACCAGTACCTAGGGGTCCTGTACATCCAGAACAAACTTTCAGAGAAACTATACAGCATACTACACAAGAGATCTATCAAAGGGAAaagttgaaagaaagaagacTAGCTGAACAAGAGCATGATCGTATCCTTAAGTTATTGAAAGCTGACAAGGAAGAGAGAAAGGCAATGGAAAGGCAAAAGATGCAGACAAATGCAAATACCGAtacaaataatgatgacaaAATTTATGATAATATTAAGGATAAAAGCAGGCTGCATACGGTGGATTGCACTCTCCTAATTAGGCTTACAAATGGTCGGACACTGACTCATACGTTTCATTCCAGTAAAACACTAAATGATGTGAGGAGTTGGGTGGATCAGAATCGAGTTGACGATGATGTTCCTTACGTTTTTCATAGAAACGTTCCTCGTTTGACTTTTACAGAATCAGATGAGATGAAGTCATTAGAGTCATTGGACTTGACACCAAGATCTGCATTAATATTGAAGCCTATTGAAGGTGCCGATAAAAAACTTAATATCTCTCACGCACAGGGTCCTAGTTTACTGGGAAAGGTTTACAACGGACTATCTTCCTGGTGGagtaataatgatgataattcTTCTGATGCGCAATGCTCCAGAAGTGAAGATCTGCATCACTCTCAGGCAAATATCATGCAGAAACAGGGTACAAACCATAGGGtaaatgaaattagatCGGCAGATATAGATAATTCCTCAATGTCATCGTTTACGTCATCACCATTATTGCCTTCAACCAGAACTGCCTCAAATTTCAGGAGCTCGGAACAAAACATTTCTTCTCGATCTGTCTCTCCAAATATATACCAGTTTTTAAATCCAAATGACGATAAGCaggatgaagatgatgaaaaatcagCATATAATGGTAATGCGATTAATCtcgaaaagaaaaaggatGATGATTGA
- the RTT101 gene encoding cullin RTT101 (similar to Saccharomyces cerevisiae RTT101 (YJL047C); ancestral locus Anc_1.343), translating into MFVLEPSAGKMQMEEGTDKSLLREDILFDELDSYFNLMCNVMFDEDQLFNEKSVTLRGRKMLARFNQICRYLTHRKVYIPIHNDNDNEMQLLYQNKVIVDFWNYCNEKISQLEACFLEKLYNEYGTMKSEAVHVLGLWQGLYGRYKICLECFEPVLGYPILNYNTILKIAPQDSQVLKHAGYSFTKRLEGKFGSKFIPFLRQFLLELRSSKLTVLDENITETLPLKLFHEYDVPVNGNSASEFYLEDLSTFIDEGKLTLKLDEDFFVNLLDLLKLNGWISYHISEELVSKGNNIIIEKLLLKKDVVMQLATVFFPLTVGTIEENMIKRFTKRLEFEGAIHAFEKRKRITEFIDIISEFVRSELTRPFENGKIESFFNTIFSLDSFIGYNDVLKDMIRKCANDTAGGELKLMELYVKFCEIAIYKVDKELGNSTTVKNFQLTPLYSAPLELPELLKFRASFLNLYTRTFFKRLIMNGQNMLNDLFKDSSYESLLMRMFEQYYKNSNELQDLLTLLDEMRKLHKFNEQFQATEISKLADTIILEKSKLASSLQEASDDTLKLPSELQGIWDNIVSFYKSQDKNGSEKSIKPIYYLQHCEVESPFFVQTNNGSKKLLIFELNIFQTCVLGEFNENDSASFNELLRKLKMKETTLKSVMRSFLNVGLLQNVNDRFSINVHYVPDMKKVRKGKLRIPLPKPSQKLSNSRRTSMVAEHHEGLRSQWKQELLQACIVRSLKGLTDGLAYSMLFDTVKQQLPGFSVGEFKDALSIVVRDHIVTEQDNIYKYK; encoded by the coding sequence ATGTTTGTACTAGAGCCTTCAGCCGGCAAAATGCAAATGGAAGAAGGTACAGACAAATCTCTATTGAGAGAGGACATTCTATTCGATGAGCTGGATAGTTACTTTAATTTGATGTGCAACGTAATGTTTGATGAAGACCAGCTATTTAACGAAAAATCAGTTACATTAAGAGGGCGAAAAATGCTAGCACGGTTCAACCAAATATGTCGCTATTTGACTCATAGAAAAGTTTATATCCCAATACATAATGACAATGACAATGAAATGCAACTCTTGTATCAGAATAAGGTAATAGTGGatttttggaattattGTAACGAGAAAATAAGTCAATTAGAGGCTTGCTTTCTCGAAAAACTTTATAACGAATACGGTACTATGAAGTCAGAAGCAGTGCATGTCTTAGGATTATGGCAAGGTTTATATGGGAGATATAAAATTTGTCTTGAATGCTTCGAACCAGTATTAGGATACCCTATATTGAATTATAATactatattaaaaattgcTCCCCAAGATTCTCAAGTACTTAAGCATGCTGGATATTCATTTACAAAACGATTGGAGGGTAAATTTGGAAGTAaatttataccttttctACGACAGTTTTTACTCGAATTGAGAAGCTCCAAATTAACTGTTTTGGACGAAAATATTACGGAAACGCTGCCATTGAAGTTATTTCATGAATATGACGTACCTGTCAATGGCAATTCTGCCTCTGAATTTTATTTAGAAGATTTATCAACGTTCATAGATGAGGGAAAATTAACTCTAAAATTGGATGAGGATTTTTTTGTCAACCTATTGGATTTGTTAAAACTCAACGGCTGGATTTCGTACCATATTTCGGAAGAGTTAGTATCTAAAGGTaacaatattattattgaaaaattgctATTAAAGAAGGATGTCGTTATGCAGTTGGCTACAGTCTTCTTCCCCCTAACAGTTGGAacaatagaagaaaatatgataAAAAGATTCACTAAAAGATTAGAATTTGAAGGCGCGATTCatgcttttgaaaagagaaagcGTATAACAGAATTTATCGATATAATAAGTGAATTTGTAAGGTCAGAGTTGACAAGACCTTTTGAGAATGGCAAAATCgaatcatttttcaatactatattttcattagaCAGCTTTATTGGTTATAATGATGTACTAAAAGATATGATACGAAAATGTGCGAATGATACAGCCGGTGGGGAGCTAAAACTTATGGAGTTATATGTTAAATTCTGTGAGATAGCGATATATAAAGTCGATAAAGAGTTGGGAAATAGCACGACGgttaaaaatttccaacTGACTCCGCTATACAGTGCACCACTAGAGTTACCTGAACTTCTTAAATTCAGAGCATCGTTCCTTAATTTGTATACTCGTACCTTTTTCAAACGCTTAATCATGAATGGTCAAAACATGCTCAATGATCTATTTAAGGACTCATCCTACGAGTCGCTACTAATGAGAATGTTCGAACAATATTACAAAAACTCGAATGAGTTGCAAGACTTGTTAACTTTACTCGATGAAATGAGAAAATTACATAAGTTTAATGAGCAATTTCAAGCCACCGAGATATCTAAATTGGCTGACACGataatattagaaaaatcCAAGCTTGCGTCATCTTTACAGGAGGCTAGCGATGACACTTTAAAGTTACCCTCTGAACTACAAGGAATATGGGATAACATAGTAAGTTTCTACAAATCTCAAGATAAGAATGGTTCAGAAAAGAGCATCAAACCAATATACTATTTACAACATTGTGAAGTGGAATCGCcattttttgttcaaaCAAACAATGGTAGCAAGAAACTGCTAATATTTGagttaaatatttttcagacATGTGTTTTGGGAGAATTTAATGAGAATGACAGTGCTTCCTTCAACGAATTGCTGcgaaaattgaaaatgaaagaaacGACGTTGAAATCAGTAATGAGATCCTTCCTCAACGTTGGCTTACTTCAAAATGTCAATGATCGGTTTTCTATAAATGTACACTACGTACCTGATATGAAAAAGGTTAGAAAAGGGAAATTGCGCATTCCATTACCCAAGCCAAGCCAAAAGCTGAGCAACAGTAGACGGACCTCAATGGTAGCTGAACACCACGAAGGGCTGCGTTCACAATGGAAACAAGAACTGTTGCAGGCATGCATCGTAAGATCACTAAAGGGACTTACGGATGGCCTTGCATATTCCATGCTTTTTGATACAGTAAAACAGCAGCTCCCAGGGTTCAGCGTTGGTGAATTCAAAGATGCCCTGAGTATAGTAGTTCGTGATCATATAGTGACCGAGCAAGACAATATATACAAATACAAGTAG
- the POP4 gene encoding RNase P/RNase MRP complex subunit (similar to Saccharomyces cerevisiae POP4 (YBR257W); ancestral locus Anc_1.346) has translation MDKTQAFIKDNLLVKNFNNPDKPIDEKRLQDTLLILPTDGGLTSKLRRSRTKLRLNTDNIESYNKTKHPRYRTVTKSSKVAFKNYINNCRRAVSQTKKLILENNISDRATLEGYLQSNNKTDLMERLPNYEKVKPMHEKLWINYMKEVLGIPESVRDSSKLSINGTSALLKLSMADYNGSLLKVSNSRNRNLVGIQGIVIWDSQKSFIMCTRGSIYDELKIIPKKGTVFSFEVPINDESALQYSILGDRFKYRSSDRAGRKFKSRRCDDMLYYIS, from the coding sequence ATGGATAAGACACAAGCATTCATAAAAGATAATCTAttggtgaaaaatttcaataatccAGACAAACCAATAGATGAGAAAAGATTACAGGACACTCTTCTGATATTACCGACCGATGGTGGTTTAACGTCAAAACTGAGGAGAAGCAGGACTAAATTGAGGCTAAATACCGATAATATTGAATCATATAACAAAACAAAACACCCTAGATATCGTACAGTTACAAAGAGCTCTAAAGTTGCATTTAAAAACTATATCAATAATTGTAGGAGAGCTGTAAgtcaaacaaaaaaattgatacttGAAAATAACATTAGTGACAGAGCCACACTAGAGGGGTATTTACAATCGAATAATAAAACGGATCTGATGGAGAGATTGCCAAACTATGAGAAAGTCAAACCAATGCATGAGAAGTTATGGATAAACTATATGAAAGAGGTGCTAGGTATACCAGAGAGCGTTAGAGATTCATCGAAACTTAGCATAAATGGTACTTCTGCATTACtcaaattatcaatggCAGATTACAATGGCTCTCTTCTCAAAGTGAGCAATAGCCGAAATAGAAACTTGGTTGGTATCCAAGGTATAGTGATTTGGGACTCTCAAAAAAGCTTTATCATGTGTACGAGGGGATCCATATATGACGAACTGAAGATAATTCCGAAGAAAGGAACCGTCTTCAGTTTCGAAGTGCCCATCAATGATGAGTCAGCTCTACAATATAGCATATTGGGGGATAGATTCAAATACAGAAGTAGCGATCGTGCAGGTAGAAAGTTCAAGAGTCGTAGATGCGACGATATGCTATATTACATATCTTAA
- the AIM22 gene encoding putative lipoate--protein ligase (similar to Saccharomyces cerevisiae YJL046W; ancestral locus Anc_1.347), whose translation MFNVLRRAEVFNPKKGFLRNRHRFFTSISLKLDNKNEHSDYTELNTMYTDMFDSDKFKKEPGLNDKSELEILNEETEELLTVKHSSLNSTELENCVRNDGTFVIRSSSNNPYYNLALEDYIFKHTPLKATRPNNRLLFYINDKCAVIGKNQNIWQELYVSEAERKGFEILRRFSGGGTVIHDLGNVNYSFITSREKFSRSFFNECIVKWLLESNQDLSISLNSRSDIYFDGKKCSGSAFKIAKGKAYHHGTMLINSKLDSFNGILRPKNEKDIIWETNSVDSMRAEITNLPLETPERFIDICTNGFQKSFSDNEMNCLPLYYCSEDVTINEEIQKTMHTLKSDRFKYLHGPKFKLKLPLTGDEFSVENGVIVNASSPEYKNMPFQNFVKCSNLMQPVYNGKF comes from the coding sequence ATGTTTAACGTACTAAGACGTGCGGAGGTATTTAATCCAAAAAAAGGTTTTTTAAGGAACCGTCATCGTTTCTTTACTAGTATTTCATTGAAGTTAGATAATAAGAATGAGCACTCTGATTATACTGAATTGAATACAATGTACACAGATATGTTTGATAGtgataaattcaagaaGGAGCCGGGtttaaatgataaatcGGAGTTAGAAATCCTGAATGAAGAAACTGAGGAGTTGTTAACCGTGAAACACTCCAGTTTAAATTCTACcgaattagaaaattgtGTTAGAAATGACGGTACATTTGTTATACGAAGTTCATCCAATAACCCTTATTATAATTTGGCTTTGGaagattatattttcaagcATACGCCATTAAAGGCGACTCGCCCCAATAACAGATTGCTATTTTATATTAACGACAAGTGTGCAGTTATTGGtaagaatcaaaatatctGGCAAGAATTATATGTTTCAGAAGCCGAAAGAAAGggttttgaaattttgagaagATTTTCAGGTGGTGGTACTGTTATACATGATCTTGGTAATGTGAACTATTCATTTATAACTTCTAGAGAAAAATTCTCCAGaagctttttcaatgaatgtATCGTGAAATGGCTATTGGAAAGTAATCAGGATTTGTCAAtctctttgaattcaagGTCAGATATTTATTTCGATGGCAAGAAATGCAGTGGAAGTGCATTCAAGATCGCCAAAGGAAAGGCATATCATCATGGTACGATgttaataaattcaaaactGGACAGCTTCAATGGCATCTTGAGGCCGAAGAATGAGAAAGATATTATTTGGGAGACCAACAGTGTAGATAGTATGCGGGCAGAAATAACTAATCTTCCACTTGAAACACCTGAGCGGTTTATTGACATTTGTACAAACGGTTTCCAAAAAAGCTTCTCtgataatgaaatgaattGCCTACCATTATATTATTGTTCCGAGGACGTAACAATAAATGaggaaattcaaaaaactATGCATACCTTAAAGAGTGACCGTTTCAAATACTTGCATGGCCCGAAATTCAAGTTGAAACTACCCCTCACTGGAGATGAATTTTCGGTAGAGAATGGCGTTATTGTTAACGCTTCTAGTCCCGAATACAAAAACATGCCATTTCAAAACTTTGTAAAATGCTCAAATTTGATGCAGCCTGTATATAACGGAAAGTTTTGA
- the CDC14 gene encoding phosphoprotein phosphatase CDC14 (similar to Saccharomyces cerevisiae CDC14 (YFR028C); ancestral locus Anc_1.349), translating to MRRSIYLDNTIEFLKGRVYLGAYDYTPEDTDEVVFFTVEDSIFYNSFHLDFGPMNIGHLYRFAVIFHEILNDSDNSNKAVVFYSSASSRQRANAACMLCCYMILVQGWTPHQVLQPLAQVDPPFMPFRDAGYSNADFEITIQDVVYGVWRAKEKSLIDLHSFNLEEYEKYEHVENGDFNLLTPDFIAFASPQEDSRLSGLSYKSHLNQPFRSVLKFFTENDVQLVVRLNSHLYNKQHFEDVGIKHVDMIFEDGTCPDMSIVKNFIGSAETIIKRGGKIAVHCKAGLGRTGCLIGAHLIYTHGFTANECIGFLRFIRPGMVVGPQQHWLYLHQNDFREWRYTSRVSLIPSDTIGGLYPLVSLDTYRIQRKKLKGESGKKDSENLRDLNMTPSRTNKYTNESNQYQSSAVPQNSPGQPRKTFNGANTIEDLPSSKSTNNENMNIDNNSDDEAMQNDDIAGGKLTDVRTDVKSQNESVILRQLLPKNKRVASGRRTASSSGGVRKMSGTAASKR from the coding sequence ATGCGTAGAAGTATCTATCTCGATAATACTATAGAATTCCTGAAGGGAAGGGTCTATTTAGGTGCATACGACTACACCCCTGAGGACACCGATGAAGTCGTCTTTTTTACTGTGGAAGATTCCATCTTTTACAATAGTTTCCATCTGGATTTCGGTCCTATGAATATTGGACATCTCTATAGATTTGCTGTAATATTTCatgaaatattgaatgaCTCTGATAATTCCAATAAGGCTGTCGTATTTTATTCATCAGCATCGTCAAGACAAAGAGCCAATGCAGCATGTATGTTATGTTGCTACATGATCTTGGTGCAAGGATGGACACCACATCAAGTCTTACAACCATTGGCGCAAGTTGATCCACCATTTATGCCATTCAGAGACGCCGGTTATTCTAACGCTGACTTTGAGATTACCATTCAAGATGTTGTGTATGGTGTATGGAGagccaaagaaaaaagtctGATTGACCTACATTCTTTCAATCTGGAAGAGTATGAAAAATACGAACACGTCGAAAATGGTGATTTTAACTTACTAACACCGGATTTTATTGCGTTTGCTTCCCCTCAGGAAGATTCCAGATTATCTGGGTTGAGTTACAAGAGTCATTTGAATCAACCTTTTAGAAgtgttttgaaattttttactGAAAATGACGTTCAATTAGTTGTTAGATTAAATTCCCATTTATACAATAAGCaacattttgaagatgttgGCATTAAACACGTCGATATGATTTTTGAAGACGGTACATGTCCTGATATGTCAAttgtcaaaaatttcatcgGTTCTGCTgaaacaataataaaaagaGGAGGTAAAATCGCAGTTCATTGTAAAGCAGGTCTTGGAAGAACAGGTTGCCTCATCGGGGCTCATTTGATCTATACTCATGGTTTCACTGCTAATGAATGTATTGGTTTCTTAAGATTTATTAGACCTGGCATGGTTGTAGGTCCACAACAACATTGGTTATACTTGCATCAAAATGATTTCAGGGAGTGGAGATATACTTCTAGAGTCTCTCTAATCCCAAGTGATACGATAGGTGGGCTATATCCATTGGTGAGTTTAGATACATATCGTATACAAAGGAAAAAACTGAAGGGAGAAAGTGGTAAAAAGGATTCCGAGAATCTTCGAGACCTTAATATGACACCTTCAAGGACGAACAAATACACAAACGAATCCAATCAATATCAGTCATCTGCGGTACCACAAAATTCCCCCGGTCAGCCCAGAAAGACTTTCAATGGTGCTAATacaattgaagatttacCAAGTTCTAAATCtacaaataatgaaaatatgaatattgATAATAACTCAGACGATGAAGCTATGCAGAACGATGATATCGCTGGAGGAAAACTTACAGATGTCAGAACTGACGTGAAGTCACAAAATGAGTCGGTCATCTTGAGACAACTGCTGCCAAAGAATAAACGTGTCGCATCCGGTAGAAGAACCGCCAGTTCATCAGGAGGTGTAAGAAAAATGAGTGGTACAGCCGCCTCCAAAAGATGA
- the KAFR0A00930 gene encoding proline--tRNA ligase (similar to Saccharomyces cerevisiae YHR020W; ancestral locus Anc_1.352) has translation MSLEESFQKLCVSGSEADSTPVKSLVFKPKTAKSATPVPVVVVALQTTTTPSPLIAQVTALKDPRLARDDLFKTFFKCDSAKAFTLAFLSNAETEFKLLIDNQLESLDDTTTLQLNDSLFIKKSALLQFLNGLAFKPQSVDFTQEVAKKEEPKKKQAAPTNAALEDAKLIGITVDKAKDFPGWYQQILTKGEMLDYYDVSGCYILRPPSYAIWENIQKWFDSRIKNIGVENAYFPMFVSSRVLEREKDHVEGFAPEVAWVTRAGSSELEEPIAIRPTSETVMYPYYAKWIQSYRDLPLKLNQWNSVVRWEFKHPQPFLRTREFLWQEGHTAFLTEKEATDEVLQILDFYAGVYEELLAVPVVKGTKTEKEKFAGGEFTTTVEGYIPQTGRGIQGATSHHLGQNFSKMFNLSVENPLGADHPKIFAYQNSWGLSTRVIGVMVMIHSDNKGLVIPPRVSQRQAVVIPVGITKKTTPEQRKQIHDSAYEIEKRLKQAGIRAFGDYNDNYTPGWKFSQYELKGVPLRIELGPKDIEKNQAVVVRRNDSRKYIVSLDELESRIPEILDELHNDLYNKAKEAFDTHRVIVNEWKDFVPNLNKKNVILSPWCGVTECEEDIKESSAKRDDGEEFEQDDKAPSMGAKSLCIPFQQPELKEGQKCVKCERKAVNYCMFGRSY, from the coding sequence ATGTCTTTAGAAGaatcatttcaaaaactgTGTGTCTCTGGATCTGAAGCTGACTCTACTCCAGTAAAGTCCCTAGTCTTCAAGCCAAAGACCGCAAAATCTGCCACTCCTGTCCCAGTTGTCGTCGTAGCATTACAAACCACTACTACGCCATCTCCATTAATTGCTCAAGTTACCGCTTTGAAAGATCCTAGATTGGCTCGCGATGATCTATTCAAGACTTTCTTCAAGTGTGATTCAGCAAAGGCTTTCACTTTAGCTTTCTTATCTAATGCTGAAactgaattcaaattattgatcGATAATCAACTGGAATCATTAGACGATACTACCACTTTACAGTTAAATGATTCtttattcattaaaaaatctGCGTTACTTCAATTCTTGAACGGTTTAGCATTCAAACCACAATCTGTCGATTTCACACAAGAGGTCGccaagaaagaagaaccaaagaagaaacaagCTGCTCCAACCAATGCCGCTTTGGAAGATGCTAAATTGATCGGTATCACCGTCGATAAAGCTAAGGATTTCCCAGGTTGGTATCAACAAATCTTAACTAAAGGTGAAATGTTAGATTATTACGATGTTTCCGGTTGTTACATCTTAAGACCACCTTCTTACGCCATCTGGGAAAATATCCAGAAATGGTTTGATAGCAGAATTAAGAATATTGGTGTAGAAAACGCTTACTTTCCAATGTTCGTCTCCTCTCGTGTCTTAGAAAGGGAAAAAGATCATGTCGAAGGCTTTGCTCCAGAAGTTGCTTGGGTCACTAGAGCTGGTTCATCCGAATTAGAAGAACCTATTGCTATTAGACCTACTTCTGAAACCGTCATGTATCCATACTACGCTAAATGGATTCAATCTTACAGAGATTtaccattgaaattgaaccAATGGAATTCTGTCGTCAGATGGGAATTCAAACATCCACAACCTTTCTTAAGAACAAGAGAATTTTTATGGCAAGAAGGTCACACAGCTTTCTTAACTGAAAAGGAAGCCACCGATGAAGTCTTACAAATCTTAGATTTCTACGCCGGTGTCTACGAAGAGTTATTAGCTGTTCCAGTTGTTAAAGGTACCAAGactgaaaaggaaaaattcgCAGGTGGTGAATTCACTACCACAGTGGAAGGTTACATCCCACAAACTGGTCGTGGTATTCAAGGTGCTACCTCTCATCACTTGGGTCAAAACTTCTCCAAGATGTTTAACCTTTCTGTCGAAAATCCATTAGGTGCCGATCATCCAAAGATCTTTGCCTACCAAAACTCTTGGGGTCTATCTACTCGTGTTATCGGTGTTATGGTTATGATCCATTCTGATAACAAGGGTTTAGTCATCCCTCCAAGAGTCTCCCAAAGACAAGCCGTTGTCATCCCAGTCGGTATCACCAAAAAGACTACACCAGAACAACGTAAGCAAATTCATGACTCTGCTTATGAAATCGAAAAACGTTTGAAACAAGCTGGTATTAGAGCCTTTGGTGACTACAACGATAACTACACACCAGGCTGGAAATTCTCTCAGTACGAATTAAAGGGTGTTCCACTTCGTATTGAATTAGGTCCAAaggatattgaaaagaaccAAGCTGTTGTCGTTAGAAGAAACGACTCTCGTAAATATATCGTTAGCttagatgaattagaatctCGTATCCCAGAAATTTTGGATGAATTACACAACGATTTATACAACAAGGCCAAGGAAGCTTTCGATACCCACAGAGTCATCGTCAACGAATGGAAAGATTTCGTTCCAAACTTGAACAAAAAGAACGTTATCTTATCTCCATGGTGTGGTGTCACTGAATGTGAAGAGGATATCAAGGAATCTTCTGCTAAGAGGGATGATGGTGAAGAATTCGAACAAGATGACAAGGCCCCAAGTATGGGGGCCAAATCCTTATGTATTCCATTCCAACAGCCAGAATTAAAGGAAGGTCAAAAATGTGTTAAGTGTGAACGTAAGGCCGTTAACTACTGTATGTTCGGTCGCTCATACTAG